The candidate division WOR-3 bacterium genome contains the following window.
CAGACCATTGCTGATATGCTAGACGCCAAGCAGTCATTGTCAACCGCGACTAGTTAGGTACCACCATTATCGAAGATGGAAGAAATGGAGGGGAGGGCGAGTTCTGGTCACAGTTTTCCGTGCTCGAAAGGCAGGGGTCTAGCTGGAGATCAGACGTAGGAAGCGCCGCTTGCCGACTTTGAGGATGCGGGGAGTCGATTCAACCGTCACCACTAGATTAGGGTCGGTAACGCGAACAGCATCAAGGTAGAACGCGCCTTCGGCGAGTTTGCGTCGGGCTTCGCTCTTTGTTGGCAGGAGTCCGGATTCCACTGCCAGGGCGATGATGTTTCGGCCTTCGGGCGGTACGCCGAACTCAGGAATTTGTTCAGGCACACCTCGGTCCTTGAACACTCGGTCGAATTCCCGGGCGGCGCGTTCAGCATCCTGGGCTGAATGGTAGAGTGTGACCACGTCTCGGGCAAGCTCAGCCTTGATGTCGCGCGGGTTTGCGCTCTGGAGCCGTCGTTCGATTTCCGACAGCTCGCTGTCGGTCCGGTCAGTACAGAGCCGGAAGTAGTCCATGATACTTGAGTCCGGGATCGACATGAGCTTGCCAAACATCTGGTCTGGCGGGTCGGTAATGCCCACGTAGTTGTTATAGGACTTGCTCATTTTCTGGGTACCGTCCAGACCGACAAGCAAGGGCATTGTCATGACGACCTGCGGCTCCTGACCGAACTCGCGCTGAAGTTCCCGGCCGACAAGCAGGTTCCAGTACTGGTCGGCGCCGCCAAGTTCGACGTCGGCTTTGACCGCGACTGAGTCGTAACCCTGGAAAAGAGGATAGAGCAGTTCGTGCATGTGTATCGGTATGCCCTGGTTGAGCCGAGCCTTGAAGTCTTCGCGCTCGATGATACGAGCCACGGTGTAGCGCGA
Protein-coding sequences here:
- the tyrS gene encoding tyrosine--tRNA ligase, encoding MKSEPLDRCDKSKSLKQQLEHLLRGTDRVETAAELEARLERSARTGQPLRVKLGIDASGPDIHLGFAVPLRKLREFQDSGHIAVLIVGDFTGKIGDPSGRSRTRPQLTDAQIRENISRYREQAFKILRPDRCEFRYNSEWSDALTGREIVTIASRYTVARIIEREDFKARLNQGIPIHMHELLYPLFQGYDSVAVKADVELGGADQYWNLLVGRELQREFGQEPQVVMTMPLLVGLDGTQKMSKSYNNYVGITDPPDQMFGKLMSIPDSSIMDYFRLCTDRTDSELSEIERRLQSANPRDIKAELARDVVTLYHSAQDAERAAREFDRVFKDRGVPEQIPEFGVPPEGRNIIALAVESGLLPTKSEARRKLAEGAFYLDAVRVTDPNLVVTVESTPRILKVGKRRFLRLISS